ACTCACCGGTTGCCGGGTGGATAAGACCCAGACGACGGGCATGCAAAGCCTGACGACGGAACAGACGCAATTGGGCAATCATCTCTTCTGTACAGCCTTTTGGCAGACGCAGACGACCCGCATAGGTTTCATCACCAAACAGCGGATAACGGATATGGCTCATATGTACGCGGATCTGGTGAGTACGACCGGTTTCCAGCTTACAACGGATATGAGTATGGTTTCTGTACTTCTGCAAAACACGGTAATGAGTGACGGAAGGTTTACCACCCGCTGTCACAGCCATCTTCAGCCGGTTAGTGGCATGACGACCAATGGGCTGATCAACGGTTCCACCGGCGGTCATCACACCGTAGGTGATCGCTTCATACTCACGACTGACCGAGCGCTCCTGCAGCTGTGCCACCAGATCGGTGTGTGCCGCAAGGTTTTTAGCCACCACCATCAGGCCGGTAGTGTCTTTATCCAGTCGATGCACAATTCCGGCACGTGGCACTGAAGCCAGATCGGAGTAATGGAACAATAGTCCATTCAAAAGGGTACCACTGCGATTGCCCGCCGCCGGATGCACCACCAGCCCTGCAGGCTTGTTGATCACCAGAATATCATCATCTTCATAAACGATATCCAGCGGAATCTCTTCTGCTTCCCAATGTTCGGCATCCTCGACAACCACTGACAATGACAGAGTCTCTCCACCAATCAGTTTTTCCTTGGGTTTACGTTTTTCCCCATTCACCAGCAAGTCACCGTTTTTGATCCACTCCTGCAGGCGTGCCCGGGAGAAATCGGGAAAACAGGCTGCAGCGATCTGATCGAAGCGTTTGGCACCTAACTCGTCAGGCACAACGACCTGCTGATCGAATTGTTCACTCATTCAACTGATACTCAAAAATAACACATCAGACAGATCACTATAGCGACGAATGCCACTATTCGAATGCCACTATTGTTTTGACCTGCGCAAAAAACCGGAAAGGTATATACTGCACCCTCAAGAATCGGTGGTAGCGATTCTCCCGTGTACTTTCTTTCCGTTTCTGACGGACTGTGTTTAAATTAGACTGATTAACAAACTCGGTAGTTTATCATATCCACCGATGCAGATTAGGGTGAATCGCCGCCGATCCCTATCCGTAAAAATGCATGCCGGAGTACGGAAACCGATAAAAGTCATGAGAATATTCAAGTTCAATATTACCCGCATTCTGTCCGCCCTGTTTATTAGTGCGGCACTGGTGGGCTGTGCATCTTCTCCGGATGAAGAAGTGCCGGAGACGCTGTCTGAAGCCGAAATGTACAAAATGGCCACACAGTCCATTGACAGTGGCCGGTACGAAGAGGCGATCAAGACCCTTCGTACCCTGGAGTCCCGTTATCCATTTGGCAGCTTTGCCGAGCAGTCACAACTGGATATTATTTATGCCTACTTCATGAACTACGAGCCAGAAGCCGTTCGTGCAGCGGCTGACCGCTTTATTCGTCTGCATCCCAATCATCCCAACGCAGATTATGCCCTGTACATGAAAGGACTAGCGTCCAACACCTCGGCAATGGGACTGCTTGAACGCTACCTGCCACTGGATTACACCAAACGAGATCCGGGTCAGGCACGCCAGTCCTTTGGTGAGTTTTCCGAATTGCTGAACCGTTATCCGGACAGCCGCTATGCACCCGACGCCCGTCAGCGCATGGTGGCCCTGCGTAACCGTCTGGCCGCCTACGAGATTCATGCTGCGAACTACTACATGAAGCGTAAAGCCTATGTGGCAGCCACCAATCGTGGTCGTTACGTGATAGAGAATCTGCAGAAAACCCCGGCGGTTCCGGAAGCTCTGGCGATCATGGTGGAAGGTTATCAGCGTATGGGACTGATTGAGCCAGCCAATGAAGCGCTGGAAGTTCTGCGCCTGAACTACCCCGAATCCGATGCACTTAACGAGAAAGGTGAGTTCATCGGCTATCAGTCATTTGGTGATGTAAACCCGTCACTGCTCTACACTCTGACTTTCGGACTGCTCGGGGATTCCGGAGTCGATCAGCAGCTGGAAAACATTCCTGCCCTCTCGGAAGAGCCCGCCCCTAAACCTCCGGCTCAGGATGACTGACAAAAGTCTTCACTGAACAGCTAAAGCCTCTGCATGTCAGAGGCTTTTTTAATGAAACTGGATTGATTGACCACCATGCCAACGACTGTTAAATGCCCCAACTGTAATAAGCCGGTTGAGTGGAAAAAGGAAAACAAATACCGCCCGTTCTGCTCCGAACGCTGCAAGCTGATTGATTTCGGTGCATGGGCCAATGAGGAGCATTCTATCCCGGGTCGTTCCGATTTCGATGACCTTATGTCGGACGAACTCGACCAACGAGAGCACTGAGAGTCCAGCGACCGGGCTCTTCCGGCCAGCGAAATTGTTCAGGATGAATAATAGCTTTCGCCTGGTCGCGCTTGAATTTTAAAATGGTAAACAGGGCTGAGCGAGCTTCCGGGTGATGTACATGCCCGACAAGGCTTTCAAGCTTCTTGTCACTCATGCCAGCGACCAAAGTCAGCCCCTTCTTCATCAATCCATCGACATCTTCATCAGCCCGTTCCATCGCCCTGATCACCGCATGAATCGTATGCCTGCCACGATACTGCAACCGATGCTTCAAGGAAGGTGTCATCATTTTGCTACGAAATTGTTCAAACGTGCATTTCAGGGGAAGCTTGAAGCGATTGTAGAAAGACATGCCAAAATCAATATTCACCAAACGCTGTCTTGTATGAGCACCGACAGCTCGTTTGGACTCTCCGACAAACATATAGTTATCCAGCTTCAGATAATCTTCATCACCCAGCAAAAACCTCCGTATCACCAGATTAACAACAGGATTATGACGCTTATGAAAACGTGTGTGATACACCGGCGAAGCACTGTTTGAAGGCTTGTTGACCAGACGATGTCCTTTTTCGTAGCCCTGAAGATGTCTGCTTGCAATGCAGTGCCCATCGTCACCTGCCATGGTTTCCGCTTCACGCAGTGAGTAGCCAACCTGATAATCCCTGTTAAAACAACAATCACTTTCTGCACTCACCACCCCCCGGTAGACATTGGCCGCCAGTACTTCTTTCTGGGCAAGCAACTGCTTATTGTCGTAGTAGTCGGCTTTGTAGCGCTGCCCGGTAATCCAGTAAATCATCTTCTGCAAATAGCGCTTAAGCTTTTCGCCGGTTGACTCACGACCCGGTGTTTTGACATGCCAGCTTCCGGAGTACTTTTGAGCCTCGGGCAACTCCGGATTAACAAACATCATCTTGTGATCAACAGTATCGGTCTCACCTTTCTGCCCCTGTACCAGTTGCCAAAAATGACGATGAGGGCAGGCATTCATGGACGGAATACTATCAGGGTCTGTCTGGCCAGTCTGAGTGTAGTAGTCATTTACCCGTGCCGGGTCATGGTGAGAAATGAGACGAACTTTAGATTCGGCATATGGACTTTGTTGGCGCGGGATTTCAGTCTGTGGAGATGCCTCAGATACCTTTCGGAAATTGTGCTGACCTGCTTCCTGAGACTTTACATCCGATTTGCCCAGTCTGGAAAAACCATGACCTCTCGTGAATCTGCGAAGCTTGTCCAGCATGGCGTCCCTGCCTGTTGTGCAAAAGCGAAATAATGAAAGCCTATGTCATAGCTTAGCGAATCGACCAGAACGCACCTATTGCTGCAACCCCCTGGGCGCCGGATTCAACGGCCAGCTGTTCATCCGAACGACCCAAACCACCCAGCCAATAAACAGGCAGTTTACTGCCGCGGGTTAATTCTGTCGCTCTTTCCTGCCCCATGGATAAGCGCCCGGGATGAGATTTGGTTGGGCGCACCGGAGACAATGTCACAAAGTCCACCTCAGCGGCCTCAGCCTCAAGAAGCTGTTCTTCATTATGACAGGATGCAGCCAGCCATTGCCCTTCCCGGCGATACTTTTTCCATTCGGACGCCGGAACACTTAACTGGTCAGAGCGCAGATGAATACCATCACACCATGATTCCTGTAATAGCTCAGGATTTCCCTTTAACAGCAATTTTGCATTGAATGGCTGACAAAGATGATGCAACTCACGGGCAAGGTGCAGATACGGTTTTTCCTGAAGCCAGGGCGCTCTGAACTGAATCAGCCGCAATCCATTTTCAAGCTGACGACTGACCTTTTCAATCAGCTCTGCGGCCGATGAAAACAGCCCGGTCACCATGTACTGCCTTGGCAGCAAAACCGCATTCACAATGGGACCGTTTGCCGGAGGGAAACTCAGAGTAGTCAGTTGCTCCGGCTCAACCCACTGTACTTCCTGTCCTTCGTTACCCTTTGGGGTGCCCTGAACACCCGACACCTTCCAGGTATCAAGCAGGACCGTTTTTTCAGGATAACGATGCTGAATCGTAATCAGAGGCTCAAACTGACTGACACTGATATCCAGCTCTTCCTGCAACTCACGATTCAAAGCTGTTTTAAAATCTTCATCAGGCTCCACTTTACCACCGGGAAACTCCCATAAGCCTCCCATATGTTTGTCATCCGGTCGTTTGGCGATCAGTATTCGACCGTCTTCGCCACGAATCACCGCCACTGCAACATGCACGACATCAGACTTTTTCTGACTGGAATCTCGTTCACTGAACTGCTGCTCTTGCACCATGGTAAAGCTCATTTCATCGTAACGGATAAAGATTTAGAGTAGCCATAAATGATGCATTATGGCTACCGTGTGAAGGCAAATTCTGAATTGATTTAGCTGCGATACTCCGCATTAATGCGAACGTACTCATGGGAAAGGTCGGTGGTCCAGATCTGTTCTGTGATCTCTCCCGCCCCCAGAGACACCCGAATGGTAATCTCATCCTGATCCATGACAGCCTGCCCGGCAGCTTCCGTATAGGAAGCTGCCGGTTCACCATTTTCAACGATGCAGACATCATCAAGCCAGATGGTAATACGCTCCATCACCAGCGAATCCACCTCTGCACGACCCACTGCTGCCAGTATTCGACCCCAGTTCGGATCAGAGGCAAACAGTGCCGTTTTGACCAGTGGCGAGTGAGCGATGGTATAAGCCACTTCCAGAGCATCAGCCACGGTATCAGCCTGCTCAATACTGACGGTAATAAACTTGGAAGCACCCTCGCCATCACGAACAATCGCCTGGGCCAGCTCAATGGCAACGTCATTCAGAGCCTGACGCAAACTAACGTATAAATCAGAAGCCTCGGAATTGACCGCTTCGGCTCCTGTTTGCCCTGTAGCCACCAGCATGCAACAGTCATTGGTGGAGGTATCACCATCAACCGAAATACGATTAAACGACAGATTTACTGCGTCATTCAGCAGCTTTTGCAACAGCGATTGCTCTACTGCGGCATCAGTGGCGATAAAAGCCAGCATCGTCGCCATGTTTGGCCGGATCATTCCTGATCCCTTACTGATGCCTGATACGGTATAAACGACACCATCGACTTCAAACTGACGACAGGCACCTTTGGGTCGCGTATCCGTGGTCAGAATCCCCTCACCGGCTTTATACCAACCATCCTCTGACAAATCTGCAGCGGCTGCGGGTAAACCTGCCAGCAGTCGATCAACAGGCAGTTGCTCCCCAATAACACCCGTAGAGAAAGGTAAAACCGACTCTGCAGGAATATTCAGCAATTCTGCAGCACCAGCAGCTGATTGCTTTGCAGCCTGCATTCCCTGCTGGCCGGTACCGGCATTGGCATTACCAGTATTAATAACAAAACAACGAGGATTCTGATTCAGGCGAGCCTTGGCAAGGTGTACGGGTGCTGCACAGAATTTATTTTGAGTAAAAACGCCTGCAACGGTCGCGCCTTCATCCCAGTTCATTACCACTAAATCGCGGCGATTTACTTTACGAATACCTGCTTCTGTCGTCCCCAGACGAAACCCCTTAACAGTTTTCAAATCTGGCCAGTCACCGGAACCAACAGCCATAACGACTCCAATTTATTCTTTGTTCTGAAGTCGCTAAAGGTACCCCACTTTCTACTAAAAAAGAATTCCGCAAAAAGAAAACGGGCCGCCTGACCATAAAGCCAGGGCGACCCGTTTCTATGACTCAGTGTTTGAGTAGCTATTATAAGTAGCGATTTAAGCTATTTTACCGTGACACTGCTTGTACTTTTTACCGGAACCACAGGGGCAAGGCTCGTTACGACCGACCTTGCGCCCATCGCGGACGAATGGTTCCGGGTGAGGTGCTTCACCTTCCTTAGCTTCTTCAGGCCCTTCATCTCCAGAAGACATACCACCCGCCTGAGCGTGCTGGAACTGCATGCGGCGAGCCATTTCCTGACGACGACGCTCTTCTTCCTCTTCAGTACGGTCATCCTGCTGAACCTGCACATGGGAAAGGATACGAATAGTGTCGCCTTTAATGTCTTCCAGCATGTGCTGGAACAGCTCAAAGGCTTCTCGCTTGTATTCCTGCTTAGGGTTCTTCTGGGCGTAACCACGCAGGTGAATACCCTGACGCAAATGATCCATAGTGGCCAGATGCTCTTTCCACTTGTCGTCCAGAATACGCAGCAGAATATGCTTCTCGAAGTTGCGCAGTGACTCTTCGCCAGCCAGCTCTTCTTTCTTCTTGTAGCTTTCTACTACAGATTCATGGATGCGCTGGCGCAGACCTTCTTCGTCCAGACGATCGTCTTCATCCAGCCACTTCTGTACCGTCAGTTTTTCAGCCAGTTCAGTTTCAAGCTTTTTCTCCAGCCCCTTGATGTCCCACTGCTCTTCAAGACTCTGCGGTGGAATGAACTCGGAGATCAGATCACTGACAACCTCTTCACGCATCACCTCAATATTCTCAACCACATCTTCGGCGTTCAGCAGCTCATCACGCTGGGTGTAAACCACTTTACGCTGATCGTTGGCTACGTCATCGTATTCCAGCAGCTGCTTACGAATATCAAAGTTACGACCTTCTACTTTACGCTGAGCCTTTTCGATAGCGTTGGACACCATGCGGTGTTCAATCGCTTCACCCTTTTCCATACCCAGGGCTTTCATGAAGTTCTTCACCCGGTCAGAGGCAAAGATGCGCATGAGGTTATCTTCCAGAGACAGATAGAAGCGGGAAGAACCCGGGTCACCCTGACGACCGGCACGACCACGCAACTGGTTATCAATCCGGCGGGACTCGTGGCGCTCGGTACCGATGATATGCAGACCACCAGCATCAAGCACGCCTTTGTGGCGCTGCTGCCATTCAGCCTTAACCTGATCTTCCTGTTTTTTGGTCGGGTTCTCAATCTGGGCCAGCTCGGCTTCCCAGTTACCACCCAGAATGATATCGGTACCACGACCCGCCATATTGGTGGCAATGGTAACCGCGCCCGGCTTACCGGCCTGGGCAATAATTTCTGCTTCTTTTTCGTGGAACTTGGCGTTCAACACGCTGTGCTTGATGCCCGCTTTGTCCAGAGCAACAGACAGGTGCTCAGAAGCATCGATGGAAGCCGTACCCACCAGCGTCGGACGATTTTCGGCAACAGTCGCCTTGATGTCTTCAATGATGGCTTCGTATTTTTCATCAATGGTCAGATAAACCAGGTCGTTATGATCCTTACGCACCATCTCTTTGTGGGTAGGAATCACCACCACGTCCAGACCGTAAATCTGACGCAGCTCGAACGCTTCGGTATCGGCTGTACCGGTCATACCGGACAGTTTTTCGTAGATACGGAAATAGTTCTGGAAAGTCGTAGACGCCATGGTCTGGCTTTCAGCCTGAATGCGCAGGTTCTCTTTTGCTTCCAGTGCCTGATGCAGACCTTCAGACAGGCGGCGACCCGGCATGGTACGACCGGTGTGCTCGTCAACCAGCAGGATTTCACCGTTCTGAACGATGTACTCAACATTGCGGGTAAACAGAACATGGGCTTTCAGTGCAGCATTAACGTGGTGCAGCATAGTCAGGTTGTGAGAGGAATACAGGCTTTCACCTTCAGGCAACAGGCCACCCTGTTGCAGCATTTCCTCGACAAACTGGTGACCCACTTCCGTCAGTTCAACCTGACGGGTTTTCTCGTCAACAGTGTAATGCTTGGTCGGCTCTTCATCTTCAGCCACTTCTTCAACCTGACGCTCCAGCTTTGGTGCCAGTTCATTCATCTTGCGATAGAGTTCAGAAGAGTCTTCAGCCGGACCGGAGATGATCAGAGGGGTTCGGGCTTC
Above is a window of Endozoicomonas montiporae CL-33 DNA encoding:
- the rluD gene encoding 23S rRNA pseudouridine(1911/1915/1917) synthase RluD; this translates as MSEQFDQQVVVPDELGAKRFDQIAAACFPDFSRARLQEWIKNGDLLVNGEKRKPKEKLIGGETLSLSVVVEDAEHWEAEEIPLDIVYEDDDILVINKPAGLVVHPAAGNRSGTLLNGLLFHYSDLASVPRAGIVHRLDKDTTGLMVVAKNLAAHTDLVAQLQERSVSREYEAITYGVMTAGGTVDQPIGRHATNRLKMAVTAGGKPSVTHYRVLQKYRNHTHIRCKLETGRTHQIRVHMSHIRYPLFGDETYAGRLRLPKGCTEEMIAQLRLFRRQALHARRLGLIHPATGEFMEWEAPLPDDMVSLLATLEEDASSMK
- a CDS encoding outer membrane protein assembly factor BamD produces the protein MRIFKFNITRILSALFISAALVGCASSPDEEVPETLSEAEMYKMATQSIDSGRYEEAIKTLRTLESRYPFGSFAEQSQLDIIYAYFMNYEPEAVRAAADRFIRLHPNHPNADYALYMKGLASNTSAMGLLERYLPLDYTKRDPGQARQSFGEFSELLNRYPDSRYAPDARQRMVALRNRLAAYEIHAANYYMKRKAYVAATNRGRYVIENLQKTPAVPEALAIMVEGYQRMGLIEPANEALEVLRLNYPESDALNEKGEFIGYQSFGDVNPSLLYTLTFGLLGDSGVDQQLENIPALSEEPAPKPPAQDD
- the yacG gene encoding DNA gyrase inhibitor YacG; translated protein: MPTTVKCPNCNKPVEWKKENKYRPFCSERCKLIDFGAWANEEHSIPGRSDFDDLMSDELDQREH
- a CDS encoding Nudix family hydrolase — translated: MSFTMVQEQQFSERDSSQKKSDVVHVAVAVIRGEDGRILIAKRPDDKHMGGLWEFPGGKVEPDEDFKTALNRELQEELDISVSQFEPLITIQHRYPEKTVLLDTWKVSGVQGTPKGNEGQEVQWVEPEQLTTLSFPPANGPIVNAVLLPRQYMVTGLFSSAAELIEKVSRQLENGLRLIQFRAPWLQEKPYLHLARELHHLCQPFNAKLLLKGNPELLQESWCDGIHLRSDQLSVPASEWKKYRREGQWLAASCHNEEQLLEAEAAEVDFVTLSPVRPTKSHPGRLSMGQERATELTRGSKLPVYWLGGLGRSDEQLAVESGAQGVAAIGAFWSIR
- the argJ gene encoding bifunctional glutamate N-acetyltransferase/amino-acid acetyltransferase ArgJ encodes the protein MAVGSGDWPDLKTVKGFRLGTTEAGIRKVNRRDLVVMNWDEGATVAGVFTQNKFCAAPVHLAKARLNQNPRCFVINTGNANAGTGQQGMQAAKQSAAGAAELLNIPAESVLPFSTGVIGEQLPVDRLLAGLPAAAADLSEDGWYKAGEGILTTDTRPKGACRQFEVDGVVYTVSGISKGSGMIRPNMATMLAFIATDAAVEQSLLQKLLNDAVNLSFNRISVDGDTSTNDCCMLVATGQTGAEAVNSEASDLYVSLRQALNDVAIELAQAIVRDGEGASKFITVSIEQADTVADALEVAYTIAHSPLVKTALFASDPNWGRILAAVGRAEVDSLVMERITIWLDDVCIVENGEPAASYTEAAGQAVMDQDEITIRVSLGAGEITEQIWTTDLSHEYVRINAEYRS
- the secA gene encoding preprotein translocase subunit SecA, with the translated sequence MFASLVKKIIGSRNDRQLKRMRKLVKAVNALEDSISSLSDEALRAKTQEFKDRYQQGETLDAILPEAFAVVREGGKRSMGMRHFDVQLIGGITLHEGRVAEMRTGEGKTLMATLPAYLNAITSKGVHVVTVNDYLARRDANWMRTLYEFLGLTVGVVVPQQDPEEKRAAYEADITYGTNNEFGFDYLRDNMAFRKEDKFQRPLHFAVVDEVDSILIDEARTPLIISGPAEDSSELYRKMNELAPKLERQVEEVAEDEEPTKHYTVDEKTRQVELTEVGHQFVEEMLQQGGLLPEGESLYSSHNLTMLHHVNAALKAHVLFTRNVEYIVQNGEILLVDEHTGRTMPGRRLSEGLHQALEAKENLRIQAESQTMASTTFQNYFRIYEKLSGMTGTADTEAFELRQIYGLDVVVIPTHKEMVRKDHNDLVYLTIDEKYEAIIEDIKATVAENRPTLVGTASIDASEHLSVALDKAGIKHSVLNAKFHEKEAEIIAQAGKPGAVTIATNMAGRGTDIILGGNWEAELAQIENPTKKQEDQVKAEWQQRHKGVLDAGGLHIIGTERHESRRIDNQLRGRAGRQGDPGSSRFYLSLEDNLMRIFASDRVKNFMKALGMEKGEAIEHRMVSNAIEKAQRKVEGRNFDIRKQLLEYDDVANDQRKVVYTQRDELLNAEDVVENIEVMREEVVSDLISEFIPPQSLEEQWDIKGLEKKLETELAEKLTVQKWLDEDDRLDEEGLRQRIHESVVESYKKKEELAGEESLRNFEKHILLRILDDKWKEHLATMDHLRQGIHLRGYAQKNPKQEYKREAFELFQHMLEDIKGDTIRILSHVQVQQDDRTEEEEERRRQEMARRMQFQHAQAGGMSSGDEGPEEAKEGEAPHPEPFVRDGRKVGRNEPCPCGSGKKYKQCHGKIA